The DNA window ACATTGTCCGTATTCATAACACCATGAATAAATCCAACTCGCATCCAATTTACTACCAGCCTTATTTGTAGATTCATTACCTCTTCTAATAAGCTTAAAGCGGGATTTTCGTTTAGTTTTATCTTTGGATATATACGCTCAATTGTATAATTTAACAATGCGCTCAGGTCATCTTGACTCCCGAAATAACGTGCATATTCAAATGTCCCGATACGAATATGACTTTTCATAGCTCTTATTAAAATAGCACCTTCGTTATGGCATTCTCTATAAACATCTTCGCCTGTTTTAATAACTGCTAAACTCCTTGAGCCGGGGATATTTAAGTGATGCATAGCTTCACTAATTAAATACTCCCGCAGCATAGCTTTAAGTACCGCTTTCCCATCACCACCCCGAGAGTAAGGGGTCCGCCCGGCTCCTTTAAGTTGAATATCAAATCGATTATTTTCTTTGGTGAGATGTTCACCTAACATAATGGCTCTCCCATCTCCTAACATCGTAAAATGTCCGAATTGATGCCCTGCATAGGCCTGAGCATAAGGTTTTGAATGAGTATGCAAGCTTTGACCGGATAAAACACTGAGCAGTTCATCTTCATCCTGATTATTAATATTTAGAGTAGTTAATAAATCCCTATTAAGCACAACAAATTCTGGATTATTAAATTTTGCCGGTTGCACAAAACTGTAGAATTTTTCCGGGAGCGATAAGTAAGTGTTATCAAAATTAAAACTATTCATTTTTGTAGGCATAGGTTATTAAATCTTTCATTTCAATGATTTTTAATGCTTCTTCCGAAGTGGCTTCCAATATAACTTTAGGGGCACATCCGTCTTCAAATGCTTCTTTCCACCTAATTGCACATAAACACCATTTGTCACCGGCTTTTAAACCCGGGAAATCAAATTCAGGACGCGGCGTAATCAAGTCATTTCCTTTGTTAAAAGAATAGTCCAAAAACTCTTTTGTAACTATGGCACATACGGCATGTGTCCCTAAATCAGAATCATCCGTTCTGCAATAGCCGTCTCTATAAAATCCGGTTAACGGGTTTTTACAGCAAGAAATAAGTTTTTCACCAAATATATTTTTCATTTATCACTTCTTTAATAGTTTTAAATAAGCTTTTCAAATCTTTTTCTATGTTAGTTGTATCTGACTATCAGGTCATTTTTTAAGCCGGTATCTAAAATCAATAGACTTATAGTTATCTCCGCCTTAAAATGCAAATAAAATAGACAAATCATTTTATTAAAAGCCTTTAATACAGATGCGAATTTAACATTAAGAATTGAAATTTGTTTTAGTAGGCAAACATAATGGAGATGAAGATAAAGGACGTTAATCAGTATTTGTGACAACGGCAATTTTATCGGTTGAGAAATTTAAAAAGTAGTAAAGTACATAAACCCATCCGTGTAAAATTATTTAACTATCAATTTTCGGAATTTTAATCATGGCTTAATAAAATCCATATTCCGAAAGGGTTTTATATTACAAAGTGAATATTTTTAGAAGCCGGTCTTTTTCCGGTAATGTGTTTAAGTTTAGATTAATAGAATTAAAAAAGCCCGTAATTTTTATGGTTACGGGCTTTTTTAAAAAATACAGGTTTAGTATTGCTCTAACATATAAGCAATTAAATCGGTAGTAGTCACTATACCCTTCAGTTCGCCATTATCAATTACGGGTAAGGCATGATACTCCTCTTTCGCAAAAATTTCAGCCACATCACGAATAGAATCAGTAGAACTAACTGTCTTTGGTTTTGAGGTCATCACTTGTGGAATGCTTAACATATCTAGTACAGCTGCATCTGCTCCTTCCTGATTGTCAAACAAAGTGCCGAATGTAAGCCTGTTTAAATCTGTACGGCTAATGATACCGCTCACATTTTTACCATTCATTACAGGTATATGACGGATTTTGTGATCACGAATTAGGGTAACCGCATCCTTTAACTTATCGTTTTCGTTTACTGTGTAAACATCTTTTGTCATAATGTTGCTAATCGGTTCTCTTTTTTTCATCTTGTTATTTTTTTTTTTGAATGAATTATGATTTTGAAATACTTTACATTTCATTTCTGCAAATTTATCAAATAATATTGAGCTAAATGAAAATTAAACTCTAAATGGCAAATAATTTAAATGCAGATTCTTATATATTAGGTGAAGCCTTAAATTCTCACATGTGTTTTGGTTATTTGTCCGGATATTTACTTAAAGCATAAAATTTAAAACTCAGAGTTTATCCATTTCGTGAGTTACTCATTTTACACTTAGCCATGCTGCAAAATAATCAAAGGTATTTTTTGTCAATAACATTATTGTTTGAAAAGGAAACTTAAAGAATTTTATCAGCTCGGATGAATATTTTGTCCCGGCTTTTTGAAAACAACGACATTGAACCATTTCTTTAAGTATTTTTCAAATGTATCCTCTTCAAATTCAGTTTCTTTTACAATTTTGCCATTTTCAGTTATTTTTATAACATTGCCGGCAATACTTATGCGTCCATTTTTCGTTGGTTTACTAATGATTTTTTTCTGTGTAAAATGCGAATTTGGAT is part of the Chitinophagaceae bacterium genome and encodes:
- a CDS encoding CBS domain-containing protein yields the protein MKKREPISNIMTKDVYTVNENDKLKDAVTLIRDHKIRHIPVMNGKNVSGIISRTDLNRLTFGTLFDNQEGADAAVLDMLSIPQVMTSKPKTVSSTDSIRDVAEIFAKEEYHALPVIDNGELKGIVTTTDLIAYMLEQY
- a CDS encoding DUF2237 domain-containing protein, with protein sequence MKNIFGEKLISCCKNPLTGFYRDGYCRTDDSDLGTHAVCAIVTKEFLDYSFNKGNDLITPRPEFDFPGLKAGDKWCLCAIRWKEAFEDGCAPKVILEATSEEALKIIEMKDLITYAYKNE